The genomic segment CTGTTGGTGTCGGCGAGGTCCGGGATGAGCCCGCCCGCGTCGATGGCGTTGCCGGCCTCGATCCGCGCGGGTGAGGCGGAGCCGCTGGTCAGCGCCAGGGCGGCGAGGGAGTCCGGGGTGATGCCGCCGGCCCGGTCCGCCGCGGCGGGCAGCGCCGTCTGGCTGCCGCTGCCGAAACTGCCGAGGACGAGGGGCTCCGGGAGACCGCCGCCGGACGGCAGCGGCGCGGTCTCGCCGGCCACCAGTTCGGCGTAGGACTCCGGGGAGCGGCGCACGGTCTGGGCGGCGTTGTTGATGAGGATGTCCAGCGGGCCCTCGGCGCTCACCGCGTCCGTCAGCGCCACCACCTGCGCCGGGTCGCGCAGATCGATCCCGACGATCTTGAGCCGGTGGAGCCAGTCCCCGCTGTCGGGCATCGCCGAGAAGCGGCGGGCGGCGTCCTTGGGGAAACGGGTGGTGATGGTGGTGTGCGCGCCGTCGCGCAGCAGCCGCAGCGCGATGTACATGCCGATCTTGGCGCGGCCGCCGGTGAGCAGGGCGCGCCGCCCCGTCAGATCCGTCCGGGCGTCGCGGCGGGCGCGGTTCTCCTTGGCGCAGGACTGGCAGAGCTGGTGGTAGAAGGCGTCCACCTCGCGGTACCGGGTCTTGCAGATGTAGCAGGAGCGGGGGCGTTCCAGGATGCCGACGATCTCCGTGGCCGCGGAGGCGGCGAGGGGGATGCCGGCCGTCTCGTCGTCGATGCGGTCGGCGGATCCGGTGGCGGTGGCCTCGGTGACGGCCTTGTCGTTGGCCGTCTTGGCGGCCCGGCGCTCCTGGCGGCGGCGCTGCTTCACCGTGCGGTAGATCCCCGCGGTGGCGCGCCGCACCGTGATGGCGTCGGGATGGTCCAGCGGCAGGTCGTCGAGTTCCGCGAGCACGCCGAGACACGCGGCCAGCCGCTCCGGGTCGATGCCGGGGTGCTCCTGCCCGGCCTGCTCGGTCCGCTCCGCCTGCTCGGCCCGGCCGTCGTCTGTCACCGTCATCGCCGCTGCCGCTTCCGTTCCCGCTCCGGTGCGTCCGGGTGCGCACACTCCGGCGGCACTTTACGGAGCACCCGGCGGCTCCGCCAAACCGGGCCGGGCCCGCGGGAGGAACGTCACACCGGCCCCTCCGGGGCACGGGGCCGGGCGGTCGCGGGGCGGGTCCGGGCGCCGCGGGCGGCGCCGGGGCCGGGAGCGGGGCCCGGGTCACGGGCAGGGGCGGCGCCAGGCGTCCAGGGAGAGGTTCTTCCGGAGGGAGCTCAGCCGCAGCCGCTCGCTCTCGGCGCAGTAGTCGTCCGGGTCCAGCGCGTACTCGGCGTGGAAGACCGCCTTGTCCTGCTCGACGAAGGGGGTGAGCGCGGCGCACTCGCCGAACTCCGCGCACTCCTCGTTCACCGCGAAGTCGAAGGAGCCGACGAGCTCGGGGATCTGCGGGAGGTCGTTCTTGAGCCCCACGGCCAGGCCGCGCTCATGGGCGAGCTCCGCCAGCATCCGGTTGTAGGCGAGCTGGTGGCGGGCGGTGAGGGGGAAGCCGGTGCGGTTGAGGTAGCCGTCCATGAGGTCGGGCTCCACCGCGTCGAAGCCCTTGTCCCGGCACATGTCCATGCGGCGGGCCATCAGCGGGCGCAGCACGGCGGTCCGCCGGATGTCCAGCCAGCGCTCCCCCGGCCAGCCGTTGCCGCGGCCCCGTACCGCGCGGGGGAAGTCGTCGCGGTCGGGACGGAAGTCCTCCCAGGCGCCCGCGTTGATGTAACAGATGACCTTGCGGCCGTCGGCGTGCAGCCGGGCGACGGTCTCCGCGTCGTTCTCGAAGCCGTCGATGTCGTAGACGGGGACGTCGACGCTCGTGTCGACCCGCCCGCTGAGCTGCCACTGCCAGGGCGTGCCGGGCTTCGGCCGCCAGTGCCCCGCCCCCTCCTCGCCGCCGGTGGCGGCGGACGGGGAGCGGGAGCCGGGGCCCGGTGCGGAGCCGTCGGCCGGCGGCCGCGCCCCCGGGCCGGAGCAGCCCGCCGCTCCGGCCAGCAGGAGCAGGACGGCGGTGAGGACGGCGGTGTGCGGACGGGTGCGGGTGCGGGTGCCCGTGCCGCGGCTCCGGCGGGGACGCGGGTGCGGGCGAAGGCGCGGGCGGAGGCGCGGGCCGCCGGTCCGGCCGGCGCGGCGGTCTCTCATGGCTGGTCGGCCTCCTCGGTTCCCCGTCGGGCCGCCCAGTCTTCCGGGTCGCCGCCGTCCCGTGCGACGGGCTGCGGACGGGGCCGGGGTTGGCATCCGGCTTCCGGGGCACCCGGGCACGGTCCCGGCGGGCACCCGGTGCGCGCCGGAAGGACCCTGCACGCTTCCCCGGCACCTGCCTGCACGACCGAGCGGAGAGAGCCATGCCGTCCGCGGAGCCCACACCCCCCGCCCCGTACACCGGATTCGACCGCATGTTCCTGGCGGGCCGCTGGCAGCCCGGCAGTTCCGGCAGTGTGGGGACGGACTCGGACCCGTACTCCGGTGAGACGCTGACCGAGATCCAGCTCGCGGCCCCGTCCGACGTGGATCTGGCCTACGGCGCGGCGCGGGAGGCGCAGCCCCGCTGGGCGGCCCTGCCGGAGGAGGAGCGGGCCGCCGTCCTGGACCGGGCGGCGAGGATCATGGCGGCGCGGCGGGCGGAGATCGGCGGCTGGCTGACCCGGGAGGCGGGGGCCACCGCCGCCCGGGTCGGCATGGAGCTCGGCATCCTCGAAGCCGTGACGCGGCTCGCGGCCGACCACCGGGAGCCCGCGCCGCCGGAGGTGCCGGCGGACGTCCCGGGCAAGGAGAACCTGATCCGCCGGCGGCCCGTGGGGGTCGTCGCGGTGATCAGCCCGTGGAACTTCCCGGCCTATCTCTCCAACCGCTCGGTGGCTCCCGCGCTCGCGGCGGGCAACGCCGTCGTCCTCAAACCGGCCGGAGACACCCCGGTCACCGGTGGTCTGCTGCTGGCGAAGATCTACGAGGAGGCCGGACTTCCGCCGGGCCTGCTCAGCGTGCTCGTGGGCAGCGGCGGTGAGATCGGCGACCGGATGGTGGCGCACCATGTGCCGCGGGTGGTGTCGTTCACCGGTTCGACGCCGGTGGGGCGGCGCATCGCGGCCCGGGCGGGGCTGAAGAAGCTCGCCCTGGAGCTGGGCGGCAACGGTCCCATGGTCGTCCTCGACGACGCCGATCTGGACTCAGCGGTGGACGCCGCCCTCTACGGCAGCTACTTCCACCAGGGGCAGATCTGCATGGCCACCAACCGCGTCGTCGTCGACGGGTCCCGCTTCGACGACTTCGCCGGTCTCTTCACCGAGCGGGCCCGCGCCCTG from the Streptomyces xinghaiensis S187 genome contains:
- a CDS encoding aldehyde dehydrogenase family protein — protein: MPSAEPTPPAPYTGFDRMFLAGRWQPGSSGSVGTDSDPYSGETLTEIQLAAPSDVDLAYGAAREAQPRWAALPEEERAAVLDRAARIMAARRAEIGGWLTREAGATAARVGMELGILEAVTRLAADHREPAPPEVPADVPGKENLIRRRPVGVVAVISPWNFPAYLSNRSVAPALAAGNAVVLKPAGDTPVTGGLLLAKIYEEAGLPPGLLSVLVGSGGEIGDRMVAHHVPRVVSFTGSTPVGRRIAARAGLKKLALELGGNGPMVVLDDADLDSAVDAALYGSYFHQGQICMATNRVVVDGSRFDDFAGLFTERARALRAGDPRDERTQIGPLINDSQLAGVRDKVARSVTQGARVVLSGEPSGPTGRVLPPHVVIGGNDVTTAAEEVFGPVATLVRADGEEDALRLANDTEYGLSSAVFTADPERGLRFASRVEAGMTHVNDTTVHDDVRAAFGGEKASGLGRFGGEWVFEEFTTPHWVTVQHAPRDLAF
- a CDS encoding endo alpha-1,4 polygalactosaminidase produces the protein MRDRRAGRTGGPRLRPRLRPHPRPRRSRGTGTRTRTRPHTAVLTAVLLLLAGAAGCSGPGARPPADGSAPGPGSRSPSAATGGEEGAGHWRPKPGTPWQWQLSGRVDTSVDVPVYDIDGFENDAETVARLHADGRKVICYINAGAWEDFRPDRDDFPRAVRGRGNGWPGERWLDIRRTAVLRPLMARRMDMCRDKGFDAVEPDLMDGYLNRTGFPLTARHQLAYNRMLAELAHERGLAVGLKNDLPQIPELVGSFDFAVNEECAEFGECAALTPFVEQDKAVFHAEYALDPDDYCAESERLRLSSLRKNLSLDAWRRPCP
- a CDS encoding SDR family NAD(P)-dependent oxidoreductase is translated as MTVTDDGRAEQAERTEQAGQEHPGIDPERLAACLGVLAELDDLPLDHPDAITVRRATAGIYRTVKQRRRQERRAAKTANDKAVTEATATGSADRIDDETAGIPLAASAATEIVGILERPRSCYICKTRYREVDAFYHQLCQSCAKENRARRDARTDLTGRRALLTGGRAKIGMYIALRLLRDGAHTTITTRFPKDAARRFSAMPDSGDWLHRLKIVGIDLRDPAQVVALTDAVSAEGPLDILINNAAQTVRRSPESYAELVAGETAPLPSGGGLPEPLVLGSFGSGSQTALPAAADRAGGITPDSLAALALTSGSASPARIEAGNAIDAGGLIPDLADTNSWIQTVSEVEPVELLEVQLCNVTAPFILVSRLRPAMAASPARRKYVVNVSAMEGVFGRGYKGAGHPHTNMAKAALNMLTRTSAQEMLETDGILMTSVDTGWITDERPHPDKMRLAEAGFHAPLDLVDGAARVYDPIVRGELGEDLYGCFLKDYAPSGW